In one Pseudothermotoga sp. genomic region, the following are encoded:
- a CDS encoding decaprenyl-phosphate phosphoribosyltransferase — MILLRPKQWVKNLFVIVPLLFSRKLFFLRDFSRSFAVFVLFCCVSSAVYILNDIEDAPLDKLHPTKKKRPIASGQVSVRLSYFLFFTLLIVSFVGSLLLSWYVFICFLIYVLLNVFYTFRGKKMILVDVFCIAAGFAMRVMAGSYVLNLSPSAWLIISTFFLSLFLGFSKRKAELTVSGENNHGQRPLLRLYDANLLTSVIVSTGTASIVFYALYTLDNRTVQQFGTDKLYLTVPFVCYGVFRYMLLSMLSGQEDPTDILVKDKGLWIAIGLWFLTVMLVLYTGR, encoded by the coding sequence TTGATACTGTTGAGGCCAAAGCAGTGGGTCAAGAATTTGTTCGTGATAGTTCCTCTGTTGTTTTCAAGAAAGCTTTTCTTCTTACGAGATTTTTCACGTTCTTTCGCCGTCTTCGTACTTTTTTGTTGTGTGTCCAGCGCGGTGTACATACTGAACGACATAGAAGATGCGCCGTTGGACAAACTGCATCCGACCAAGAAAAAACGTCCAATAGCGAGTGGTCAGGTGAGTGTTCGGTTGAGCTATTTTCTCTTTTTCACTTTGTTGATAGTCTCTTTCGTTGGTTCTTTGCTTTTATCGTGGTACGTTTTCATTTGCTTTCTGATCTACGTTCTTTTGAACGTTTTCTACACGTTCAGGGGTAAGAAAATGATCCTTGTGGATGTCTTTTGCATAGCTGCTGGTTTTGCGATGAGAGTCATGGCTGGAAGTTATGTTTTGAACCTTTCACCCTCTGCGTGGTTGATCATCAGCACGTTTTTCCTTTCCTTATTCCTAGGATTCAGCAAGAGGAAAGCTGAATTGACGGTCTCTGGCGAGAACAACCACGGTCAAAGACCTCTGCTCCGGCTTTACGATGCCAACCTCCTCACCAGCGTGATAGTTTCCACAGGAACTGCGTCGATCGTTTTCTATGCACTCTACACTTTGGATAACAGAACGGTTCAACAATTCGGCACCGACAAGCTTTATCTGACTGTACCGTTTGTCTGTTACGGTGTGTTCAGATACATGCTCCTCTCGATGCTCAGTGGTCAGGAAGATCCCACGGACATTTTGGTGAAAGACAAAGGCCTTTGGATAGCGATCGGGCTTTGGTTTTTAACCGTTATGCTCGTTCTCTACACTGGGAGGTAG
- a CDS encoding ABC transporter substrate-binding protein: MKRFLTVLFVLLVTLLLAYPITIIDDAGRLVTISKRPERVICAAPSTTKFLQYLGLENRIIAVTNWDDFKAEKIGDLFPLNVEKIVSLNPDLVLIFGGFQLPEVAKLEEQKLTVVVLNANTVQQILNDLILVGTIMGVPDKAKKLAKELEEYYLKVAKEAYNIPLDKRVKVLCMLDVPGSDVREIWTCGQGSYLNELITLAGGANVAAMFTGPNGFLPLSMEYIVSQNPDVIIVTHYAPATEEQIKEKILNHPTLKAVKAVKNKRVYVYDGYLLTLPVPQVVKFVEKFYSDFYGGGK; this comes from the coding sequence GTGAAGAGGTTTTTGACTGTTCTTTTCGTTCTACTGGTAACTCTGCTCTTGGCCTATCCGATAACCATCATCGACGATGCGGGCAGATTGGTCACGATCTCGAAACGGCCAGAGAGGGTCATCTGCGCAGCACCATCCACCACGAAGTTTCTCCAATATTTAGGTCTAGAGAACAGAATAATCGCAGTCACGAACTGGGACGATTTCAAAGCCGAAAAGATAGGAGATCTGTTTCCATTGAACGTGGAAAAGATCGTCAGCCTCAACCCGGACTTGGTCTTGATTTTCGGTGGTTTTCAACTTCCCGAGGTTGCGAAACTTGAAGAGCAGAAGCTCACAGTGGTTGTTCTGAATGCCAACACGGTTCAACAGATTTTGAACGATCTGATCTTGGTCGGAACCATCATGGGTGTACCAGACAAAGCTAAAAAATTGGCTAAGGAGCTTGAAGAATACTACCTGAAGGTCGCGAAAGAGGCCTACAACATACCACTCGATAAGAGAGTCAAAGTTCTATGCATGCTGGACGTTCCTGGATCAGACGTGAGAGAAATCTGGACTTGTGGACAGGGTTCTTATCTCAACGAACTCATCACACTGGCTGGTGGTGCGAACGTGGCGGCGATGTTCACAGGCCCGAACGGTTTTCTGCCACTATCGATGGAGTACATCGTCTCGCAGAATCCGGATGTGATAATAGTGACTCACTATGCACCCGCTACGGAGGAGCAGATAAAAGAAAAGATCTTGAACCATCCAACTTTGAAGGCTGTGAAGGCTGTGAAAAATAAACGCGTGTACGTGTACGATGGCTATCTGTTGACTCTCCCAGTTCCCCAAGTGGTGAAGTTCGTTGAAAAATTCTACAGCGATTTCTACGGTGGCGGGAAATGA
- a CDS encoding type II toxin-antitoxin system Phd/YefM family antitoxin: MRGQLEFFSLAGAKAKFSEVLKKARKTDVVITKNGVPHAVLIDYERYRKIMNFLDQVYDLYLLEVGDPSLHGEVSQKELLQEDIEEV; this comes from the coding sequence GTGCGAGGACAACTCGAGTTCTTCAGTCTTGCTGGTGCCAAGGCGAAGTTCTCGGAAGTTTTAAAGAAGGCGCGAAAAACGGATGTCGTGATAACCAAAAATGGTGTCCCACACGCCGTCCTCATCGACTACGAACGTTACAGAAAGATCATGAACTTTCTCGATCAGGTTTACGATCTGTACCTGCTCGAAGTGGGTGATCCATCGCTCCATGGTGAAGTGAGCCAGAAAGAACTTTTGCAAGAAGATATTGAGGAGGTGTGA
- a CDS encoding SMR family transporter — protein sequence MKQLFMLIVALFMNALANVFVKLSVAKSLRDEGLVQFILNAVKNVYVWVGLVCFGIAFVLYTFSLTKFKLSIAYPIMTSAGFVIVSLFSHFLFKENLTLLKIIGVMVIAVGIWLVSL from the coding sequence GTGAAACAATTGTTCATGCTGATCGTTGCACTCTTCATGAATGCGCTCGCCAACGTTTTTGTAAAATTGTCTGTCGCCAAGTCGCTGCGTGATGAAGGACTCGTACAGTTCATACTCAACGCGGTGAAGAACGTATACGTTTGGGTGGGACTTGTCTGTTTCGGCATCGCGTTCGTGTTGTACACGTTCAGCTTGACCAAGTTCAAGTTGAGCATCGCTTATCCCATCATGACCAGTGCTGGTTTTGTCATAGTATCACTCTTTTCTCATTTCTTGTTCAAAGAAAATCTCACATTGTTGAAGATCATCGGTGTGATGGTGATAGCTGTCGGTATATGGCTGGTTTCGCTCTGA
- the ugpC gene encoding sn-glycerol-3-phosphate ABC transporter ATP-binding protein UgpC has protein sequence MAKVELENVTKIFDNKVVAVKDVTLTVEDKEFTVLLGPSGCGKTTTLRMIAGLEEITKGVIKIDGKVVNDVEPKDRDIAMVFQNYALYPHMSVYENMAFGLKLRKFPKDEIDRRVREAARILGIEDLLDRKPRQLSGGQRQRVAVGRAIVRNPKVFLFDEPLSNLDAKLRVQMRSELKKLHHRLGATIIYVTHDQVEAMTMADKIVVMKDGMVQQIGSPYEVYNKPANMFVAGFIGSPAMNFLNALIIAERGGIWIKTSGFKVKVVKEHEPILEKWIDKEVVFGIRPENIFDKLFAIAPQPENTITGMVDVVEPLGSETLLHVTCGEDTLVARVDPRTKAKEGERIDLVFDMNMIHVFDKETQKAIL, from the coding sequence ATGGCGAAGGTGGAGCTAGAGAATGTTACGAAGATCTTCGACAACAAAGTTGTGGCGGTGAAGGATGTGACTTTGACGGTTGAGGACAAGGAATTCACCGTGCTCTTGGGACCGTCAGGTTGTGGAAAGACGACCACACTGAGGATGATCGCCGGTTTGGAAGAGATCACGAAAGGCGTCATCAAGATCGATGGTAAAGTGGTGAACGATGTTGAACCGAAGGATAGGGACATCGCCATGGTTTTTCAGAACTACGCGCTCTATCCACATATGTCTGTCTATGAGAACATGGCGTTCGGATTGAAACTGAGGAAATTTCCGAAGGATGAGATCGATAGAAGAGTGAGAGAAGCTGCGAGAATTCTGGGGATTGAAGATCTTTTGGATAGAAAACCTAGGCAACTCTCTGGAGGTCAGAGACAGCGTGTCGCCGTTGGTAGAGCCATCGTGAGGAATCCGAAGGTCTTTTTGTTCGACGAGCCACTGTCGAACTTGGACGCTAAACTGAGGGTGCAGATGAGGAGCGAGTTGAAAAAGCTGCACCACAGGTTGGGTGCGACGATCATATACGTCACGCACGACCAAGTCGAAGCGATGACGATGGCTGATAAGATCGTCGTCATGAAGGATGGCATGGTCCAGCAGATAGGTTCTCCCTACGAGGTTTACAACAAACCAGCGAACATGTTCGTTGCTGGATTCATCGGAAGCCCAGCGATGAATTTCTTGAACGCCTTGATAATCGCTGAACGCGGTGGTATATGGATCAAAACGAGCGGTTTCAAAGTGAAAGTTGTCAAAGAGCATGAGCCCATTTTGGAGAAATGGATCGATAAAGAGGTCGTGTTCGGGATAAGGCCGGAGAACATCTTTGATAAACTCTTCGCCATCGCTCCACAACCAGAAAACACGATAACGGGCATGGTGGACGTCGTCGAACCGCTCGGTAGCGAAACGCTTCTACACGTCACCTGCGGTGAAGACACGCTCGTTGCGAGGGTGGATCCAAGGACGAAAGCTAAGGAAGGTGAAAGGATAGATTTGGTCTTCGATATGAACATGATACACGTGTTCGACAAAGAAACACAAAAAGCGATACTGTGA
- a CDS encoding FAD synthetase family protein, with protein MYVVTIGVFDGVHLGHKELLRRVEELAEGRKYRSRVIVVSHPFEHLSGDFEGLITSHERRILLLSNYADEVIMLDLKGIKDMSAEDFFERFIAKDTAILVVGKDFRFGKNAEGDLRLLENLCSRKNIELIALPDILDGQNLRISSSRIRKLIREGKIKEAEELLGHDYLLEAVVSSVENFDSQDVAVLEPFKDLVVPAYGRFQVEEKRFGLRGTVAFEREVKLFSEELKLAIGSCVHLKLVGGVA; from the coding sequence ATGTATGTGGTGACGATCGGCGTCTTCGATGGAGTTCACCTTGGCCATAAGGAGCTACTCAGAAGGGTCGAAGAGCTGGCCGAGGGCAGAAAATACCGTTCGAGAGTGATCGTTGTTTCACATCCTTTCGAGCATTTGAGTGGCGATTTCGAAGGATTGATAACGAGTCATGAGCGAAGAATTTTGCTTTTGTCGAACTACGCCGACGAAGTGATCATGTTGGATCTCAAAGGCATCAAGGACATGTCAGCAGAAGATTTCTTCGAGCGATTCATAGCCAAAGATACGGCTATACTCGTCGTCGGAAAGGACTTCAGATTCGGAAAGAACGCCGAAGGAGATCTACGACTCCTTGAGAATCTATGCTCGAGGAAAAACATAGAACTGATAGCCCTTCCAGACATCCTAGATGGCCAAAACTTGCGCATAAGCAGTTCACGGATAAGAAAATTGATCAGGGAGGGAAAGATAAAAGAAGCTGAGGAGCTGCTCGGTCATGACTATCTGCTCGAAGCTGTAGTCTCGAGCGTTGAAAACTTCGACTCTCAGGACGTTGCTGTACTTGAACCATTCAAGGACCTCGTCGTACCTGCGTATGGAAGATTTCAAGTGGAGGAAAAACGCTTTGGGCTGAGAGGAACGGTGGCGTTCGAACGCGAAGTGAAACTGTTCAGTGAAGAGTTGAAATTGGCGATTGGAAGTTGTGTACATTTGAAACTGGTGGGGGGTGTTGCATGA
- the rbfA gene encoding 30S ribosome-binding factor RbfA: protein MKPDYRKAMLESEIVKLVSEALREAKDPKLKDRIITVSRAELSADKRFVDVYISSMGDEKERKDLVEHLNKIKGYFRTYLANNLDLFAVPQVRFKEDPGIEASVRVQELLNKLKEEKKQ from the coding sequence ATGAAACCCGATTACAGGAAAGCGATGTTGGAATCTGAAATCGTCAAGTTAGTTTCAGAAGCTTTGAGAGAAGCGAAAGATCCGAAGCTGAAAGACCGCATAATCACAGTCTCGAGGGCAGAACTTTCAGCCGACAAGAGGTTTGTTGATGTCTACATCAGCTCGATGGGAGACGAAAAGGAAAGAAAAGATCTCGTGGAACATTTGAACAAGATCAAAGGTTATTTCAGGACTTACTTGGCGAACAATCTCGATCTGTTCGCAGTGCCTCAAGTTCGTTTCAAAGAAGATCCCGGTATAGAAGCGAGTGTAAGGGTCCAAGAATTGCTCAACAAGCTCAAGGAGGAGAAAAAGCAGTGA
- a CDS encoding HDOD domain-containing protein has product MKLEEIISRIEELPTPDPVVQKIIAVASDPNASAKDLANVIRLDPSLTVRVLRLVNSAYYGLPRKIAELSEAVMILGFKTVRNIALSVFTYSSVVRRKKSSIDHVGLWKHFVGVAVASELIAQLVGYPNKEELFVAGLLHDVGKVTLEFVSPEMFMAVAKLTKTLKISFFEAEKKLDLPNHALISMKTIERWGLPELVSQSCGGHHTPNTFSESLYSDVICMVHVSDFFVNAIGYGESYSYGGLELSPYALNLLGLKPKMLTNYLGKLKEKLATAEEFLKIEQEAVV; this is encoded by the coding sequence ATGAAGCTTGAAGAAATAATCAGCAGGATAGAGGAATTACCAACACCAGACCCAGTTGTTCAAAAAATCATAGCGGTTGCGTCTGATCCCAACGCATCGGCGAAAGATCTTGCAAACGTGATAAGGCTCGATCCAAGCTTGACGGTGCGCGTACTGAGGCTTGTGAATTCTGCCTACTATGGTTTACCAAGAAAAATAGCTGAACTGAGTGAAGCGGTCATGATTCTTGGGTTCAAAACCGTCAGAAACATAGCATTGAGCGTTTTCACTTACAGCTCCGTGGTGAGGAGGAAAAAATCGTCGATCGATCATGTGGGACTGTGGAAGCATTTCGTCGGTGTTGCCGTTGCTTCCGAGCTGATCGCACAGTTGGTGGGGTATCCCAACAAAGAAGAACTCTTCGTAGCAGGACTTTTGCACGACGTGGGAAAGGTGACGCTGGAATTCGTCTCCCCTGAGATGTTCATGGCTGTGGCTAAACTTACAAAAACGTTGAAGATCTCTTTCTTCGAAGCAGAGAAAAAGTTGGACCTTCCCAACCACGCGTTGATAAGTATGAAAACCATAGAAAGATGGGGACTGCCAGAACTCGTATCTCAATCCTGCGGGGGTCATCACACGCCGAACACTTTCTCCGAAAGCCTGTACTCCGATGTGATTTGCATGGTTCACGTGAGCGATTTTTTCGTGAACGCCATTGGTTACGGTGAGTCATATTCTTATGGAGGTTTGGAACTTTCACCTTACGCATTGAACCTTCTGGGATTGAAGCCGAAGATGCTGACCAATTATCTGGGAAAATTGAAAGAAAAACTTGCAACCGCTGAAGAGTTCCTCAAAATAGAGCAGGAGGCGGTAGTATGA
- a CDS encoding DUF362 domain-containing protein — protein sequence MQKSKVFVVKTSVESVLRDIVHVFEMAEVRKVLDLSRPVILKDNISWHLPMPSSNTTPWQLEATILGLKQQGFEQIVAVENKTVVTKPQKGAKLNKLLSVYEKYSVPILYNFEHEHMRWINYEPKVKLNVLDKIFPEGIRIPEFFMGKNIVHLPTMKCHIYTTTTGAMKNAFGGLLNTKRHYAHSWIHETLVDLLKIQKEIHSGIFAVMDGTTAGNGPGPRTLKPVRTDLILASADQVAIDAVAAKIMGFDPLEIGYIRLADEQGLGNGKLENIEIVGYDISHLDYHFDVGDNLASKVGDFLWYGPFKRFQKLFFRTPLVYLFVLASEFYHDVFWWGLKGRRIFRNWRKTSPWGQLWEKY from the coding sequence ATGCAAAAATCGAAAGTGTTTGTGGTGAAGACGAGTGTAGAAAGTGTGCTCAGAGACATCGTACACGTGTTCGAAATGGCTGAGGTGAGAAAAGTTTTGGACCTTTCACGTCCGGTCATCTTGAAAGATAACATATCTTGGCATCTTCCGATGCCTTCGTCCAACACCACCCCTTGGCAACTCGAAGCTACCATACTCGGTTTGAAGCAACAGGGTTTCGAACAGATAGTGGCTGTCGAGAACAAAACCGTTGTGACGAAACCCCAAAAAGGTGCAAAGCTGAACAAGTTGCTCTCCGTTTATGAAAAATACAGCGTACCGATACTCTACAACTTTGAACATGAACATATGCGCTGGATCAATTATGAACCTAAGGTCAAGCTCAACGTGCTCGACAAGATCTTTCCAGAAGGCATAAGAATCCCGGAATTCTTCATGGGAAAGAATATCGTTCATCTACCAACGATGAAGTGCCACATCTACACGACGACCACCGGAGCCATGAAAAACGCCTTCGGTGGGTTGTTGAACACGAAACGCCATTATGCACACAGTTGGATACACGAAACCCTTGTGGATCTGCTGAAGATACAGAAAGAGATCCACAGCGGAATCTTTGCGGTCATGGATGGAACCACGGCGGGGAACGGCCCTGGACCGAGAACGTTGAAGCCGGTTCGAACCGATCTGATACTGGCCAGCGCGGATCAAGTGGCGATCGATGCGGTGGCGGCGAAGATAATGGGCTTTGACCCATTGGAGATAGGTTACATAAGATTGGCGGATGAGCAAGGCCTTGGCAACGGAAAACTCGAGAACATTGAGATCGTTGGGTATGACATATCGCATTTGGATTATCACTTCGATGTGGGTGATAACCTTGCAAGTAAAGTTGGTGATTTTCTTTGGTATGGACCATTCAAGAGGTTTCAAAAATTGTTTTTCAGAACCCCACTGGTGTATCTGTTCGTGCTGGCTTCGGAATTCTATCACGATGTCTTTTGGTGGGGTTTGAAAGGACGAAGGATCTTTCGGAACTGGAGGAAGACTAGCCCTTGGGGGCAGCTGTGGGAAAAATACTGA
- the truB gene encoding tRNA pseudouridine(55) synthase TruB — MSLSGILLVDKPKGPTSHDVVEVVRKKMNLRRVGHAGTLDPFATGLLVIGIGNATRILEYLMQHRKVYRVKMKLGLITDTFDITGRVEEERPCIATKEEIIQAVNSFVGTYVQIPPAYSAKKYKGERLYELARQGKIIRLPPRQVTIYKIEDIVVEDLTVSFIVETSPGTYVRSLCMDIGYKLGCGATALELRRLRVGPFQVEHAVDVYTASAEELSKRLIPMSKVLDFPKVWIKNEAREKVLNGVKLQVDDLLNYEHFEKEDVVQVFSGEELVCLARAERRSNFIETLLRQQRNEIVLKPLKVFKEN; from the coding sequence GTGAGTCTTTCCGGCATACTGCTCGTCGATAAACCCAAAGGTCCCACATCCCACGATGTCGTCGAAGTGGTTAGGAAGAAAATGAATCTGAGACGTGTGGGACACGCTGGCACACTCGATCCTTTTGCGACTGGATTGCTCGTGATCGGGATCGGTAATGCTACGAGAATTTTGGAATACCTCATGCAGCACCGCAAAGTTTACAGAGTCAAGATGAAGCTCGGTCTCATCACCGATACTTTCGACATAACTGGGAGAGTTGAAGAAGAAAGACCATGCATCGCAACGAAGGAAGAAATAATACAAGCAGTCAACAGCTTCGTTGGAACTTACGTTCAAATACCACCGGCCTATTCCGCCAAAAAATACAAAGGAGAGAGATTGTACGAGCTGGCGAGACAAGGAAAGATCATCAGGTTACCACCGAGACAGGTGACGATCTACAAGATAGAAGATATAGTTGTGGAAGATCTCACGGTGTCTTTCATCGTTGAAACCAGTCCCGGCACTTACGTGAGATCGCTGTGCATGGACATCGGCTACAAACTAGGTTGTGGTGCCACGGCTTTGGAACTCAGAAGGCTTCGTGTTGGACCGTTCCAAGTTGAGCACGCCGTGGATGTTTACACCGCCAGCGCCGAAGAGTTGTCAAAACGTCTGATTCCCATGTCGAAAGTTCTCGATTTTCCAAAAGTGTGGATAAAGAACGAAGCTCGTGAAAAGGTGCTCAATGGTGTGAAACTCCAAGTGGATGACTTGTTGAACTATGAACATTTCGAGAAGGAAGATGTGGTACAAGTCTTCAGTGGAGAAGAGTTGGTCTGCCTGGCACGTGCCGAAAGACGTTCGAATTTCATAGAAACGCTCCTTAGGCAACAAAGAAACGAAATCGTTCTGAAACCACTCAAAGTCTTCAAGGAGAACTGA
- a CDS encoding ATP-binding protein produces the protein MPGQVASHKLYSLLSSFIREITNAKEPELLLDALMRIFQRFVDCDRIVVLDKNLESKKGNLQGLELNKDLKSMIEWSLNNHSPISLPSNDRVVHIFPLVKSNNVLGVLLAWSKDEIVVETAELLRTFAFLSAVVLENLELYSSLQLQHRMVEETKNYMHRILDSFPQYIAVFDQGTNIVFANSGYIQFSLNNKLLNQITELVQRTFLKESRQTLEVEDTGSFYSLVAEPIEYEGQPQVLLTITDVTNTKEVEKLKAIDQLKTEFVANISHELKTPLAAIKAYAETILTSLDALDQSTLVEFVQIIHKESEHLESILEELLDFSRLEQRSFTLEKSTFDLTGLIRESIRSMDELARSKGVRIELLTKEPILVRADQRRLKQVITNLLNNGVKYAKESAIDKYVKVKVSKLHEKVLLEVSDNGIGIPKEYHQKVFERFFRVGTIMDHRVEGTGLGLTIAKQIVELHGGRIWLESEPNVGTTVFVELPLEVEK, from the coding sequence ATGCCAGGTCAAGTTGCTTCACACAAGCTTTATTCACTACTTTCAAGCTTTATAAGAGAAATAACGAACGCTAAGGAACCTGAACTTTTACTGGATGCCTTGATGAGAATATTTCAAAGATTTGTCGATTGCGATCGCATCGTTGTTCTAGATAAAAATCTTGAGAGTAAAAAAGGAAATCTCCAAGGCTTAGAACTGAACAAAGATTTGAAGTCAATGATAGAGTGGTCTCTGAACAACCACTCTCCCATTTCGCTACCTTCGAACGATCGGGTCGTTCACATTTTTCCACTGGTGAAATCAAACAACGTGCTCGGAGTTTTACTCGCATGGAGCAAGGATGAAATCGTCGTGGAGACAGCTGAACTGCTCCGTACTTTCGCTTTCCTCTCCGCCGTGGTTCTAGAGAACCTCGAGCTCTATTCATCATTGCAACTTCAGCACAGGATGGTCGAAGAAACCAAGAATTACATGCACAGGATTTTGGACTCCTTTCCTCAATACATCGCCGTCTTCGATCAAGGAACGAATATCGTGTTCGCAAACTCTGGCTATATTCAGTTTTCGCTCAACAACAAACTATTGAACCAAATCACGGAATTGGTTCAAAGAACTTTTCTCAAAGAATCGCGCCAGACGCTCGAAGTTGAAGATACCGGCAGTTTCTATTCTCTCGTGGCAGAACCGATAGAATACGAAGGACAACCACAAGTTCTATTGACTATAACGGACGTGACGAACACGAAAGAGGTGGAAAAACTCAAAGCCATAGATCAACTGAAAACGGAGTTCGTTGCGAACATTTCTCACGAATTGAAAACGCCACTCGCAGCGATCAAAGCTTACGCGGAAACCATCTTGACCAGCCTAGATGCTTTGGATCAATCGACGTTGGTTGAATTCGTGCAGATCATCCACAAAGAGAGCGAGCATTTGGAGTCGATACTCGAGGAATTACTCGATTTCTCCAGACTCGAGCAAAGAAGTTTCACACTTGAGAAGAGTACGTTCGATCTGACCGGTTTGATCAGAGAATCGATCAGATCGATGGATGAACTGGCCAGATCGAAAGGTGTTCGGATAGAGTTGCTCACCAAAGAACCCATACTGGTGAGGGCTGATCAGAGACGTTTGAAACAAGTCATTACGAATTTATTGAACAACGGTGTGAAGTACGCAAAAGAAAGCGCGATCGACAAGTACGTGAAAGTTAAAGTGAGCAAACTGCATGAAAAAGTTTTACTGGAAGTGTCAGACAACGGCATAGGTATACCGAAGGAATATCATCAAAAGGTGTTCGAAAGATTCTTCAGAGTGGGAACGATCATGGACCACAGAGTAGAAGGTACTGGTCTCGGTTTGACCATCGCAAAACAGATAGTCGAATTGCATGGAGGACGCATATGGTTAGAGAGTGAACCGAACGTTGGAACGACCGTTTTCGTTGAACTTCCTCTGGAGGTCGAAAAATGA